From Schizosaccharomyces pombe strain 972h- genome assembly, chromosome: II, the proteins below share one genomic window:
- the cwf11 gene encoding protein Cwf11, whose protein sequence is MVLYKNKKKQIINYANSNWGQNEGVEFQETMLQCILEAVIVSKDAKQVLSLLHELKLFENFLWQRVNTEMSLNHINLTCMLLLYKSKYEYITWDLIDENRFQLFFEKVIEVSLSLNLSEVVYMIQFITLCFQFSNIEKLRKLVYQLTNISILNSLDNLDKVKYLLHDSSSLTKAFDSYKEKRPSIVEKFPLHNLLSRWIHSLLIKSISYAQTEKQEAKVTPLLAIINMSLVLLSAFPTRRFAHPVIEDSCFYTALRMSLYYDSNELFKKMTDDLNYVLKFPFDNTRGNEYEKEQKIRNDELVYYHLQLTLFSDFQKELGDLVFCTQTSLQQRQKLEEITSFLSFNSLKSLCSKCYLRTSFPEKYAIKVDFEFLKNVFINTYDRTRLVNDYDEIINFTLKDVLGERSVMDQENSLTNYFLLQNTAIQYLSISFFMRQQSKAYKKLLLRSLYAELLNFSEQYRRLSIKNATKNLTKDNFFSLNNFKVTSVAPPQIGQVLPQFVKCQMGLSRPGPFHSALRDLKNSIKSPFLCLIYISKDMEYKLLHGNALDPLEGVTDFTIATICNDDVGMFQSDMQSDSDNKSINVYLSPFYYHSLAGLGEYRPKQLKFNFALVLSPEANKYWLDLNILVSLLNRAKEFPKWFEDLFLGFGTPDICAFPNAGLNSIYARNLFNTVEQLQSVLPNCHVPSNLSTESLLIKFYTNQNKISADVTASDRHFLLPSNRLYTYNDKQLESILRGSQPGLTMVNGPTRCGKHVLVCKLLEVLQDTSPNDRTVVLSDSNFSMNTLFTLLEKARCFHQGHLLYLSDEGKDETLERYGTLSSWISKLPGLLREIGRLAASIQAPGSHDASPDTALYFRDAYIKRLWEKYLNTVDDKDSVDAYNRFPFHSYFGDKSKRPIETYNKDNFFDYATKLYGELEYMFQQLEEIRPFGLLRYYEDQELYALCQQSRIIGCTWTSLSTRLGTLKEKGFCFNNLIVMNSQNISESSITSILLSNCEPTGFDRLVLLGNQYLTSGNQDINNTSNGSLFKRLRYLKSRIIDLNTQYNVRESISSLCSSIYPLDIKTVDSSPNKRLDYGNSGFAHEVQFINVGAFKGSQETEPVSGYKQNLGEAEYAVALFQYMRMLGYPTNEIVICTLYESQVSLLNEIISVRCSHNSFFGQPAFVGTVEKLPSDKRVNFVIFTTVESKEASDHWNPKTFYKAFSACSYGLYVLCNRDLFRSTRGLEKLWNEIEKTPDKLLLTTGEIYPSSHKIGSSVETFEIENLLHLSNYVVEMTKKRLNTN, encoded by the coding sequence ATGGTTCTgtataaaaacaaaaaaaaacaaatcattAATTATGCAAATTCGAATTGGGGTCAAAATGAAGGTGTAGAATTTCAAGAAACTATGCTACAATGCATCCTCGAAGCTGTCATTGTAAGTAAAGATGCTAAGCAAGTACTTAGTCTGTTACATGAgttaaagctttttgagAATTTCCTTTGGCAGAGGGTTAATACTGAGATGTCATTGAACCATATAAACTTAACTTGTATGCTTCTATTATACAAATCCAAATATGAATATATTACATGGGACCTCATTGATGAAAATCGgtttcaattattttttgaaaaagtaattgaaGTCTCTTTATCCTTAAATTTATCAGAAGTGGTTTACATGATTCAATTCATTACTCTCTGTTTTCAGTTTTCGAATATAGAGAAATTAAGGAAACTTGTTTACCAGTTAACGAacatttctattttaaattcgCTTGATAATCTtgataaagtaaaatatttactaCATGACTCAAGCTCTCTGACGAAAGCCTTTGATTCTTATAAGGAAAAACGACCGTCTATCGTTGAAAAGTTCCCTTTACATAATTTACTTTCCCGCTGGATTCATTCTCTGCTTATTAAATCGATTAGCTACGCTCAAACTGAAAAACAAGAAGCGAAAGTAACCCCCCTTTTAGCAATTATCAATATGTCTTTGGTTTTACTATCCGCATTTCCCACACGTCGCTTTGCTCATCCCGTAATAGAAGACAGTTGTTTTTATACCGCATTAAGAATGTCTTTGTATTACGACAGTAAtgagctttttaaaaaaatgacaGACGACTTAAACTATGTTTTGAAATTCCCTTTTGATAATACCAGAGGTAACGAATATGagaaagaacaaaaaatcaGAAATGATGAGCTTGTGTACTACCACTTACAGTTAACTTTATTTTCGGATTTTCAGAAGGAATTAGGGGATCTGGTATTTTGCACACAAACCTCTTTACAACAGCGACAAAAATTGGAGGAAATTACgtcttttctttccttcaaTTCACTTAAGTCCTTGTGTAGTAAATGTTATTTGAGGACTTCATTTCCCGAAAAATATGCTATAAAAGTGGAtttcgaatttttaaaaaatgtttttattaacacGTATGATAGGACTAGATTGGTAAATGATTATGATGaaatcataaattttactttgaAAGATGTACTTGGTGAGCGATCCGTGATGGACCAAGAAAACTCTTTGACCAATTACTTCCTACTACAAAACACTGCTATACAATATCTTTctatatctttttttatgagaCAACAGAGTAAAGCTTACAAAAAGTTATTGTTAAGGTCACTATATGCtgaacttttaaatttcagTGAACAATACAGGAGACtatcaattaaaaatgcGACCAAGAATTTGACcaaagataattttttctctttaaaTAACTTTAAAGTTACCTCCGTTGCTCCACCTCAAATCGGTCAAGTTTTACCTCAATTTGTAAAGTGTCAAATGGGTTTAAGTCGACCTGGACCTTTTCATTCAGCGTTACGtgatttaaagaattccATCAAGAGCCCTTTTCTTTGCTTAATATACATTTCTAAAGATATGGAGTACAAGTTATTACATGGTAATGCGCTTGACCCCTTAGAAGGGGTGACTGATTTTACAATCGCGACGATATGCAATGATGATGTTGGAATGTTTCAAAGCGATATGCAGTCAGATTCTGACAACAAGTCCATCAATGTATACCTAAGCCcattttattatcattCCCTTGCGGGGTTGGGGGAATATCGCCCTAAGCAATTGAAGTTCAACTTTGCTTTGGTACTGTCTCCTGAGGCAAATAAGTATTGGTTGGACTTAAATATTCTTGTATCTTTACTTAATCGCGCTAAAGAATTTCCTAAATGGTTCgaagatttatttttgggtTTTGGAACGCCTGATATATGTGCTTTTCCTAATGCTGGGCTTAATTCTATTTATGCTAGAAACTTGTTCAATACAGTCGAACAGTTGCAATCAGTACTTCCTAATTGTCATGTACCTTCTAATTTATCAACTGAATCTTTActaatcaaattttatactAATCAGAACAAAATATCAGCTGATGTTACCGCATCTGATAGGCATTTTTTACTACCATCAAATCGATTATATACTTACAATGACAAACAGCTAGAATCGATTTTACGTGGATCTCAACCAGGATTAACTATGGTTAATGGTCCAACTCGTTGTGGAAAACATGTTTTGGTATGCAAACTTCTAGAGGTTTTACAAGACACATCTCCCAATGATAGAACCGTTGTACTTTCTGACTCCAATTTCTCTATGAATACTTTGTTTACCTTACTGGAAAAAGCTAGATGTTTTCACCAAGGGCACCTATTATATCTATCTGATGAAGGAAAAGACGAAACGTTGGAACGTTATGGTACTTTATCGTCTTGGATATCTAAGCTTCCTGGTCTTCTACGAGAAATCGGTCGCCTAGCTGCTTCAATCCAGGCTCCAGGTTCTCATGACGCCAGCCCAGATACGGCTTTGTATTTTAGGGATGCTTATATTAAGCGACTTTGGGAAAAGTACTTGAACACGGTAGATGATAAGGATTCTGTGGATGCCTATAACAGGTTCCCTTTCCATTCGTATTTCGGTGACAAATCTAAGCGTCCGATAGAAACGTATAAtaaagataattttttcgatTATGCGACAAAGTTATACGGGGAGTTAGAATATATGTTCCAACAGCTGGAAGAGATCCGGCCTTTTGGATTACTGAGATATTATGAAGATCAAGAATTGTATGCATTATGCCAACAATCTAGGATTATCGGATGCACTTGGACGAGCTTAAGTACACGCTTAGGGactttgaaagaaaagggATTTTGCTTTAACAATTTAATTGTTATGAACTCACAAAATATAAGTGAAAGCTCTATCACTAGCATACTACTTTCAAACTGTGAACCAACTGGTTTTGATCGCCTTGTTCTTCTGGGTAATCAATATCTTACCTCTGGGAATCAGGATATAAATAATACGTCAAATGGTTCACTTTTCAAACGTTTGCGGTATTTGAAATCCAGAATTATTGACCTTAATACGCAATACAATGTTAGAGAATCTATCAGTTCTCTATGTTCATCAATTTATCCTTTGGACATCAAAACTGTGGATTCTAGTCCCAATAAAAGACTTGATTATGGTAATTCGGGGTTTGCACATGAGGTCCAATTTATTAATGTGGGAGCTTTTAAAGGTTCTCAAGAAACAGAACCCGTTAGCGGTTATAAGCAAAATCTTGGAGAAGCCGAGTACGCAGTTGCCTTATTCCAGTACATGCGAATGTTAGGTTATCCCACCAACGAAATTGTAATCTGTACGCTTTATGAGAGTCAAGTCAGccttttaaatgaaattatatCGGTACGCTGTTCTCATAACTCGTTTTTTGGTCAGCCTGCTTTTGTAGGTACCGTGGAAAAATTACCAAGCGATAAACGGGTAAACTTTGTTATATTTACGACAGTTGAATCTAAAGAGGCCTCTGATCATTGGAATccaaaaacattttataAAGCCTTTTCAGCATGCTCATATGGTCTGTACGTATTGTGCAACCGTGACCTTTTTCGCTCTACACGTGGTCTTGAAAAACTGTggaatgaaattgaaaagacTCCTGACAAGCTGCTTTTAACCACGGGAGAAATATATCCAAGTTCTCACAAAATCGGATCTTCCGTTGaaacatttgaaattgaaaatttacttcATCTCTCAAACTATGTTGTTGAAATGACtaaaaaaaggttaaatacgaattaa
- the gta1 gene encoding glutamyl-tRNA amidotransferase alpha subunit yields the protein MSNKYNNLLKEVAAKYASIILNDAKIKSLTSINSAEYLYDSFVEISKLPLEKKLPLKWKLITVKENICTKTNLTTAASNMLKDYNSPFDASIVESLKKAGGIILGKTNMDEFAMGVKSENNLFGRTVNPVVKDSNYDVGGSSGGAAAAIAADICYASVGSDTGGSIRLPAAYVGCVGFKPSFGRISRYGMLAFANSFDTVGIAANNVKGVTKVFNVLDHPDINDSTCLTKEARYFVKEQHKKLSRKPIKIGIPIDWNVSETHPNVLDKWNEFISLLKSNGYLVQEIQLPISLYANSVYSTMAYAEATSNLAKYNTIAFGNCLDEKFEEEIISSTARSFFLGDEVKKRLLLGAYSLARMNSSDLFSKARYVRRAIQLEFNKNFFLPSFSVDDPRGDIDFIVTPSFFNSSQPIETPSSYSHLSDTMLVPANMAGIPSVSIPFGTLNNGLPMGIQIMAQYLNDEDLLSFAGQFA from the exons ATGAGTAATAAATATaacaatttattaaaagaagttgCAGCTAAATATGCTAGTATCATTCTAAATGATGCGAAAATTAAGTCTTTAACTTCAATAAATAGTGCCGAATATCTATATGATTCATTTGTTgaaattagtaaattacCACTGGAAAAGAAGCTTCCGTTAAAATGGAAACTGATTACAGTAAAGGAAAATATTTGCACGAAGACAAATTTAACCACGGCAGCCTCTAATATGTTGAAGG ACTACAATTCTCCGTTTGATGCGTCAATTGTCGAAAGCTTGAAGAAAGCCGGCGGTATTATTCTTGGTAAAACAAATATGGATGAGTTTGCAATGGGAGTCAAGAGCGAAAACAATCTTTTTGGTCGCACTGTTAATCCTGTTGTTAAGGATAGTAATTACGATGTTGGGGGCAGCTCGGGAGGAGCTGCTGCTGCAATCGCGGCGGATATATGTTATGCATCAGTTGGTTCAGACACAGGAGGATCAATCCGTCTACCTGCTGCTTACGTAGGTTGTGTAGGTTTTAAACCATCTTTCGGCAGGATTTCGAGATATGGAATGCTTGCCTTTGCCAATAGTTTTGACACAGTGGGTATCGCTGCAAATAATGTTAAGGGCGTTACCAAAGTATTTAATGTTTTAGACCATCCCGACATAAATGACTCAACCTGTTTAACTAAAGAAGCTcgttattttgttaaagaGCAgcacaaaaaattatcgcGGAAGCCAATTAAAATAGGAATTCCAATTGACTGGAATGTTTCTGAGACTCATCCAAACGTTTTAGATAAGTGGAATGAATTCATATCTCTTCTGAAATCAAATGGTTATCTTGTCCAAGAAATACAGCTTCCAATTTCATTATACGCTAACAGTGTATATTCCACAATGGCTTATGCAGAAGCGACTTCAAATTTGGCTAAATATAATACTATCGCATTTGGCAATTGTTTAGATGAAAAGTTCGAAGAGGAAATAATTTCATCTACTGCAcgctctttttttttaggaGACGAAGTGAAAAAGAGGCTACTGCTAGGCGCTTATTCACTAGCAAGAAT GAATTCCTCTGATTTGTTTTCTAAGGCTCGATACGTTCGCCGAGCCATACAGCTGGAATTcaacaaaaacttttttctaCCTTCCTTTTCTGTCGATGATCCCAGGGGTGACATCGATTTCATAGTTACcccttctttttttaattccaGTCAACCCATTGAAACCCCGTCCTCTTATAGTCATCTTTCAGATACTATGTTAGTTCCAGCGAATATGGCTGGAATACCATCCGTTAGCATACCTTTCGGTACTTTGAACAATGGGCTTCCAATGGGAATTCAAATTATGGCCCAATATCTTAATGACGAAGATTTGTTGTCTTTTGCAGGCCAGTTTGCATAG